The following proteins are co-located in the Sporosarcina pasteurii genome:
- a CDS encoding alanine--tRNA ligase-related protein: protein MLKNRLYYAEPECQSFTAQVVKTERDENEKPYVVLDQTAFYPTGGGQPHDTGTINGVPIIDVVEIDGEIRHYLSGEMDASGELDCNINWERRFDHMQQHAGQHILSAAFVELFEFPTVSFHLGTNLVSIDIEADDITDEQLKAAEELANKVILENRPIEVKWVTEDELYQYPLRKQIQATEEIRLVIIPDFDYNGCGGTHPEYTGQVSSLKIVSAEKHRGNTRVHFVCGKRVLNLLHDKTNVVAKASKLLSAPEDGIGKAIEKLLETNHSLEKSLKETQDAILSFESKELLSQQRNGLVTATFQGRSIQQLQKLARFIVAESDETIVLLVARNDDKLQFVAARGSLSTASMKDVSAAVLPLIDGKGGGNDAFVQGGGDYKLTEEELLKMMENSLTASIN from the coding sequence ATGCTAAAAAATCGTTTGTATTATGCCGAGCCCGAGTGTCAATCTTTTACGGCGCAAGTAGTGAAAACGGAAAGAGATGAGAATGAAAAACCTTACGTTGTGTTGGATCAAACGGCCTTTTATCCAACCGGCGGCGGTCAGCCACACGATACCGGTACAATTAATGGAGTACCCATAATTGATGTTGTTGAAATTGATGGTGAAATTCGTCATTATTTGTCGGGAGAGATGGATGCCTCAGGCGAACTCGATTGTAATATCAATTGGGAACGTCGCTTTGACCACATGCAGCAACATGCCGGACAACACATATTATCCGCTGCATTTGTTGAGTTATTTGAATTTCCAACTGTCAGTTTCCATTTAGGGACAAATTTGGTCTCCATTGATATCGAGGCTGATGACATTACAGACGAACAACTTAAAGCAGCAGAAGAGCTGGCAAATAAAGTGATTCTTGAAAACCGTCCAATCGAAGTGAAGTGGGTAACGGAAGACGAACTCTATCAATATCCACTGCGAAAGCAAATTCAAGCAACCGAGGAGATACGTCTTGTCATTATTCCAGATTTTGACTATAACGGATGTGGCGGAACTCATCCTGAATATACCGGACAAGTGAGTTCGTTAAAAATCGTATCTGCTGAGAAGCATCGAGGAAACACAAGGGTTCATTTCGTTTGTGGAAAGCGCGTACTCAATCTGTTACATGATAAAACAAATGTAGTTGCGAAAGCTTCAAAATTATTAAGTGCCCCTGAAGATGGGATTGGCAAGGCTATCGAGAAGCTATTAGAGACAAATCACTCACTTGAAAAATCATTGAAGGAAACACAAGATGCAATATTATCATTCGAGTCCAAAGAATTATTGAGTCAACAGCGTAACGGCTTAGTTACCGCTACATTCCAAGGCCGTTCCATTCAGCAATTACAAAAACTAGCTCGATTCATTGTGGCGGAATCAGACGAAACAATTGTACTTCTCGTTGCTCGTAATGATGATAAGCTTCAATTTGTTGCAGCTAGAGGCAGTTTATCTACTGCAAGTATGAAGGACGTTTCAGCTGCTGTGTTGCCACTCATAGACGGTAAAGGTGGAGGAAATGACGCTTTCGTTCAAGGCGGCGGTGATTATAAACTGACAGAAGAAGAATTGTTAAAAATGATGGAAAATAGTTTAACTGCCTCGATTAATTAA
- a CDS encoding NADPH-dependent FMN reductase has protein sequence MKVIALIGSLREDSYNRQLIETIEKRYHTMFNLEVAPIGKLPFYNEDEEMYPPKEVEKFKKMIEDADAVFISTPEFNWSISGVLKNALDWLSRVEKPIAKKPVLLMGVSQGGLGTIRAQLHARQILTSVGAVMMPAVSNEILIGGAGQKFENGELTHEVTLQYIDEVMERFLEFVKKEQDQ, from the coding sequence ATGAAAGTTATAGCTCTTATTGGGAGTTTGCGGGAGGATTCTTACAATCGGCAGTTAATTGAAACGATTGAAAAGCGGTATCATACGATGTTTAATCTTGAAGTGGCACCGATTGGAAAGCTTCCGTTTTACAATGAAGATGAAGAAATGTATCCGCCAAAGGAAGTTGAAAAATTTAAGAAAATGATTGAAGACGCTGATGCTGTTTTTATTAGCACGCCTGAGTTTAATTGGTCGATATCAGGGGTGTTAAAAAATGCATTAGATTGGCTATCGCGAGTAGAGAAACCGATTGCGAAAAAACCGGTTCTTTTAATGGGCGTCTCGCAAGGAGGATTGGGAACGATTAGAGCGCAATTGCACGCAAGACAAATATTAACGAGTGTCGGTGCGGTTATGATGCCGGCTGTAAGTAATGAAATTCTTATTGGTGGTGCCGGACAAAAGTTTGAAAACGGTGAACTTACTCATGAAGTTACTTTGCAGTATATTGACGAAGTGATGGAACGATTTTTGGAATTTGTTAAGAAGGAACAAGACCAGTAA
- a CDS encoding DMT family transporter, with amino-acid sequence MKQWIYPLMIIFAASCYGILSTIIKLAIIDGFTASEAVTAQYFTGFVLALIIFAIVRRKLPKFGGGVTLVLAGLFTATTGTVYGQAVTYMPASIAVVMLFQFTWIGMLFDCIARRRLPKRIEIISLILLFAGTILAAGVIGADISGIPWQGWAWGLASAVSFASFVMVNSKQVEGMDTETRLLFTSFFAVIAITFFQSPEIVWNGILFGEGLWIYGLILGLFGIVIPIYLFSIAVPKVGAATSSILSAMELPVAVTVSVILLRENLTFLQVIGILVILFGMTLPTVEHRLLARKEK; translated from the coding sequence ATGAAACAATGGATTTATCCTCTCATGATTATATTCGCGGCAAGTTGCTACGGTATTTTATCAACAATTATAAAACTTGCAATTATAGATGGATTTACTGCTTCAGAAGCGGTCACAGCACAATACTTTACTGGCTTTGTGCTCGCACTTATTATTTTCGCTATTGTCCGTCGCAAACTGCCTAAATTTGGCGGCGGTGTCACACTTGTATTGGCAGGCCTTTTCACGGCTACTACAGGAACGGTTTATGGACAAGCCGTTACGTATATGCCTGCTTCCATTGCAGTCGTTATGCTCTTCCAATTCACTTGGATAGGCATGTTGTTTGATTGTATTGCAAGAAGACGTTTGCCAAAGCGCATTGAAATCATTTCACTTATTTTATTATTTGCTGGGACAATTTTAGCCGCAGGCGTTATTGGCGCGGATATTAGCGGAATTCCATGGCAAGGTTGGGCATGGGGATTGGCTTCGGCTGTCAGTTTTGCTTCATTTGTTATGGTGAACTCTAAACAAGTTGAAGGAATGGACACGGAAACCCGCCTCTTGTTTACTTCATTTTTTGCTGTCATTGCCATTACTTTCTTCCAATCACCGGAAATTGTTTGGAATGGCATATTATTCGGCGAAGGCTTATGGATTTATGGTCTGATTCTCGGTCTATTTGGGATTGTGATTCCGATTTATTTATTCTCGATTGCAGTCCCAAAGGTCGGCGCAGCGACATCTTCCATTTTAAGTGCGATGGAATTACCTGTTGCCGTCACTGTATCGGTCATTTTATTACGTGAAAACCTAACATTTTTACAAGTCATTGGCATCCTTGTCATACTTTTTGGGATGACTTTGCCAACAGTAGAACATAGGCTTCTTGCTAGAAAAGAAAAGTAG
- a CDS encoding PLDc N-terminal domain-containing protein, protein MTELASIPWNLIWPLIALQFILMAIALIDISRHRRTNGPVVMWVLIIIFINLLGPILYFIFGRRNG, encoded by the coding sequence ATGACTGAGCTTGCTAGCATTCCGTGGAATTTAATATGGCCGCTGATTGCACTACAATTCATCTTAATGGCGATTGCGCTTATTGATATTAGCCGACATAGAAGAACAAACGGACCCGTTGTGATGTGGGTGCTTATCATAATTTTTATCAATTTACTTGGCCCTATTCTTTATTTCATTTTTGGAAGGAGGAATGGATAA
- a CDS encoding ABC transporter ATP-binding protein codes for MLLHVEQLTKAFGDEKAANQLSFELTKHTSTALIGPNGAGKTTTLSMLAGLVTPTGGKITFQEEKRQDNRELIGFLPQYPKFFPWMTALEFTEMAARLSGIPARKSKVEAQKTLEFVGLGNALSKKTMTFSGGMKQRLGLAQAIVHKPKLLLLDEPVSALDPVGRREIMNLLKELQQEVTILYSTHILNDAEEMTDKLLFLREGELVEQGTLEDVRNRHANPRIVIEFINDSELQRFVNQTLWYTTIKGPKLSIDIEKESINMSGVLSALYGGDFQIRKVEQQTASLEEIFMKVAVM; via the coding sequence ATGTTACTTCACGTTGAACAATTAACAAAAGCTTTCGGAGATGAAAAAGCAGCGAACCAACTATCATTTGAACTAACGAAACATACATCAACGGCACTCATTGGTCCAAATGGTGCAGGGAAAACAACAACATTATCGATGCTGGCGGGGTTGGTTACACCAACAGGCGGAAAGATTACGTTTCAAGAGGAGAAGCGCCAAGATAATAGGGAGTTAATAGGTTTTTTACCGCAATATCCGAAGTTTTTTCCTTGGATGACAGCACTTGAATTTACTGAAATGGCCGCGAGATTAAGTGGGATTCCTGCAAGAAAATCAAAAGTTGAGGCACAAAAAACACTTGAATTTGTTGGACTTGGGAATGCGTTGAGTAAGAAAACGATGACATTTTCAGGAGGTATGAAGCAACGTCTTGGGCTGGCGCAGGCAATTGTGCATAAACCTAAATTATTGTTGTTAGATGAACCTGTCTCTGCCCTTGATCCTGTCGGAAGAAGGGAGATTATGAATTTATTAAAAGAATTACAGCAAGAAGTGACGATTTTATACTCGACTCATATTTTGAATGATGCGGAAGAAATGACTGATAAACTTCTGTTTTTAAGAGAAGGCGAACTTGTTGAACAAGGTACGTTGGAAGACGTCAGAAACCGGCATGCTAATCCGCGCATTGTAATAGAGTTTATAAATGACAGCGAATTACAACGTTTTGTCAATCAAACATTATGGTACACAACGATTAAAGGTCCTAAGCTTTCAATTGATATAGAAAAAGAATCAATCAATATGTCCGGGGTGTTATCTGCATTATATGGAGGAGACTTTCAAATTCGCAAAGTCGAACAACAAACGGCGAGCTTAGAGGAAATCTTTATGAAAGTAGCGGTGATGTAA
- a CDS encoding ABC transporter permease codes for MGKFHVLLQKVWRENSRNFKVLWIPLFFIIFGVMEPLTNYYLPEIMKSVGNLPEGMEFVWPEFTGEEIFISLLGQYQMIGILVIVLAFMGSISGERKNGTATLLYVRPISFGQYYLSKWIVISGLVIISLFLGFLSAWYYIEILFSHVTFMQFLEFFAVYSLWMLFVVTVTLTCSAAFSTGIAATLSLTITLVFQVIDSILGAYWSVSPWKLSTYATHTLNGTIENSSFWWSVFVTAILIFVLIVLGIYMLKKNASNVTI; via the coding sequence ATGGGGAAATTTCATGTACTTCTTCAAAAAGTATGGCGCGAGAATAGCCGTAATTTTAAAGTTTTATGGATCCCGTTATTTTTTATCATCTTTGGCGTAATGGAACCTTTAACAAATTATTATTTACCCGAAATTATGAAAAGCGTCGGGAATCTTCCAGAAGGAATGGAGTTCGTTTGGCCTGAATTTACCGGTGAAGAAATATTTATTTCTTTACTAGGACAATATCAAATGATAGGTATTCTTGTCATCGTCCTCGCATTTATGGGCAGTATTTCAGGTGAGCGTAAAAATGGTACAGCAACACTACTATACGTTCGTCCGATTTCATTTGGACAGTACTATTTAAGTAAATGGATTGTCATTAGTGGACTTGTCATCATTAGCCTTTTCCTCGGTTTCTTGAGTGCTTGGTATTATATTGAAATACTTTTTAGTCACGTGACCTTCATGCAATTTCTTGAGTTTTTTGCTGTTTATAGCTTATGGATGCTATTTGTCGTTACAGTTACACTCACTTGCAGTGCGGCATTTTCAACGGGTATCGCAGCAACGCTTTCATTAACAATTACTTTAGTGTTTCAAGTGATTGATAGCATCCTAGGCGCATATTGGTCGGTTTCTCCTTGGAAATTATCGACGTATGCAACGCATACGTTAAACGGTACAATAGAAAACTCAAGCTTCTGGTGGAGTGTGTTTGTAACGGCCATCCTCATCTTCGTACTAATTGTCCTCGGTATTTATATGTTAAAGAAAAACGCATCTAACGTAACAATTTGA
- a CDS encoding CsbD family protein, translated as MNGKGFSDKIKGFVNETKGELKEQVGNATDNAKLEAKGKLDKLKGEAQKKTGELKDKFNKQ; from the coding sequence ATGAACGGAAAAGGGTTTTCTGATAAAATCAAGGGCTTTGTTAACGAAACAAAAGGCGAGTTGAAAGAACAAGTCGGGAACGCTACTGATAATGCAAAACTAGAAGCAAAAGGAAAATTGGACAAACTTAAAGGCGAAGCGCAAAAAAAGACTGGAGAATTGAAAGATAAATTTAACAAGCAATAA
- a CDS encoding Bcr/CflA family efflux MFS transporter — protein sequence MTTINGIKRLRFALLLGALAAMGPLTIDMYLPSFPTIVASFDTTASFVQVSLTACLLGIGIGQLILGPMSDVHGRKKPLLIALIVYFIASALCAFSPSIGFFIAARFMQGFAASAGIVISRAIVRDVYSGSALTKFFALLMLINNLAPILAPVLGGGILAFTDWTGVFAVLSAIGFLLFAIVLWRLEESLPEEMRVPSNLSDTIKNFVSLLKNREFMGYALAQGFIMAGIFAYVAGTPFVYQNIYGVSPQTFSLLFGMNGLGLIMGTQTVGRLTGVLSERRFLEIGLTMSISSGTLLLLAVLFNGPLITIVIPIFFFVASIGVIATSSFSLAMESQGHIAGSASALLGLLPFVLGAITAPLVGIAGEETAVPMGAIIFSSALIAVLSYIWLARDKKIAV from the coding sequence TTGACTACAATAAATGGGATTAAACGGTTACGATTTGCGTTGCTTCTTGGTGCATTGGCGGCAATGGGACCATTGACAATTGATATGTACTTGCCTTCATTTCCTACAATTGTTGCGTCTTTTGACACGACGGCTTCTTTTGTTCAAGTAAGCTTAACCGCTTGTCTTTTAGGCATCGGAATTGGACAGCTTATACTTGGTCCGATGAGCGATGTCCATGGACGGAAGAAGCCGCTACTTATTGCACTTATTGTTTATTTTATTGCTTCTGCTCTATGTGCGTTTTCACCAAGCATCGGTTTTTTCATTGCAGCACGCTTCATGCAAGGATTTGCTGCTTCAGCAGGAATTGTGATTTCAAGAGCCATTGTCCGAGACGTATACAGCGGAAGTGCATTAACAAAGTTTTTTGCTCTGCTCATGCTCATTAATAATTTAGCACCTATTCTTGCGCCCGTACTAGGGGGCGGAATTCTTGCTTTTACTGATTGGACAGGAGTATTTGCGGTCCTAAGCGCAATTGGATTTTTATTATTTGCCATTGTGTTGTGGCGACTGGAAGAATCGTTACCGGAAGAAATGCGTGTGCCTAGCAATCTATCTGATACGATTAAAAACTTTGTTTCATTATTAAAAAACCGAGAATTTATGGGGTATGCACTTGCCCAGGGGTTTATTATGGCAGGGATATTTGCCTACGTCGCTGGAACACCATTTGTTTATCAAAATATTTATGGTGTATCACCACAAACGTTTAGCTTGTTGTTTGGCATGAATGGCTTGGGGCTTATTATGGGAACACAAACAGTAGGACGTCTCACTGGTGTTTTATCGGAAAGACGTTTTTTAGAAATTGGTTTAACTATGTCTATTAGTTCAGGGACACTTCTGCTCCTGGCGGTATTATTTAATGGACCGCTCATTACAATTGTCATACCAATCTTCTTTTTTGTCGCTTCAATTGGCGTCATTGCGACATCTTCATTTTCATTGGCCATGGAATCCCAAGGCCATATTGCGGGCAGTGCCTCGGCTTTATTGGGTTTGCTTCCTTTCGTGTTAGGGGCGATTACAGCACCGTTAGTAGGAATAGCAGGAGAAGAAACGGCAGTTCCAATGGGTGCAATTATCTTTTCATCAGCTTTAATTGCGGTCCTTTCATATATTTGGCTTGCAAGGGATAAAAAGATAGCCGTCTAA
- a CDS encoding helix-turn-helix domain-containing protein, with the protein MNEFELCPRFEKTVSILSQRWTALILYQLMAGPQRFCTMTDKLGISGKTLSERLKDLEQQDFVIRNVYPETPVRIEYSLTEKGMALLPIMNEIENWSKKWVTREEIIT; encoded by the coding sequence ATGAACGAATTTGAACTCTGTCCTCGTTTCGAAAAAACAGTATCCATCTTAAGCCAACGCTGGACTGCACTTATTTTGTATCAATTAATGGCTGGTCCACAACGCTTTTGCACCATGACCGATAAGCTTGGTATCAGTGGAAAGACATTATCGGAGCGCCTGAAGGATTTAGAACAACAAGATTTTGTCATCCGAAACGTTTATCCAGAAACCCCTGTACGAATTGAATATTCATTAACCGAAAAAGGCATGGCACTATTGCCGATTATGAATGAGATTGAGAATTGGTCGAAGAAATGGGTAACAAGAGAAGAGATTATTACTTAA
- a CDS encoding VOC family protein — MNYHKSPCTYTGEVYLNVMNLDRSKQFYTEVIGLKILDEEKNKVVFTADGRMPLLIVEQPDNVIPKEPRRTGLYHFALLLPNRADLGMLIKHFVKHNVALGASDHKVSEALYLSDPDGNGIEIYTDRHPDVWNWDNGKVAMSTDPLDAESVVAESEGQEWSGLPMGTLMGHIHLHVANLAEAETFYNALGFEVVAHYPQALFMANGKYHHHIGLNTWHGGGDARPSENSVGLQAYTLIYPTESVLKDAIGEVQALGSKVTSDVNRFIVEDPSGNRIFLHVE, encoded by the coding sequence ATGAATTATCATAAATCACCTTGCACATATACTGGAGAAGTTTATTTAAATGTGATGAACTTAGATAGAAGTAAGCAATTTTACACAGAAGTCATTGGATTAAAAATTCTTGACGAAGAGAAAAATAAGGTTGTATTTACAGCAGACGGTAGGATGCCGCTCTTAATAGTTGAGCAACCTGACAACGTTATTCCAAAAGAACCGAGAAGAACCGGTTTATATCACTTCGCACTCTTATTACCAAATAGAGCAGATTTAGGCATGCTTATTAAGCACTTTGTAAAACATAATGTTGCACTGGGAGCATCTGATCATAAAGTGAGTGAAGCCCTTTATTTATCAGATCCAGACGGTAACGGAATTGAGATTTATACAGACCGTCATCCGGACGTTTGGAATTGGGACAATGGGAAAGTTGCGATGAGCACAGATCCACTAGATGCAGAAAGTGTTGTGGCTGAAAGTGAAGGGCAAGAATGGAGTGGACTTCCTATGGGCACGCTAATGGGACATATCCATTTACACGTTGCCAATTTAGCGGAAGCAGAAACGTTCTATAATGCACTTGGGTTTGAAGTTGTTGCACATTATCCGCAAGCATTATTTATGGCAAACGGAAAGTATCACCATCATATCGGATTGAATACTTGGCACGGCGGGGGAGATGCCCGTCCGTCAGAAAACAGTGTAGGGCTACAAGCGTACACACTAATCTACCCAACTGAATCCGTATTGAAGGATGCGATTGGAGAAGTGCAAGCTTTAGGAAGTAAAGTGACCTCTGACGTTAACCGTTTTATTGTAGAAGATCCATCGGGCAACCGAATTTTCCTTCACGTTGAATAA
- a CDS encoding AI-2E family transporter, with translation MTRKVWFQFGVGILLTLLIIKYFIEINWILEPLLIIAKTIFVPLLLGAVLFYITEPIQRVLEKYRVPRWGSILLILISAVGAIWLFLSFIGPPVGHQVDKLAKNTPTIAKEITNRTEYILQHREDLPPQVNEAIDKAANSVQSIAVVFGKLIVSFFQSVLQATFTLILVPFFFIFMLKDHEKLSPFVCKFFTGEKKAWVQKTLGDMNTVLRTYIQGQLLISFLLAVIMYIGYLIIGLEYALLLVIFAFFMNVIPFIGPWIAFIPALIIGFLQDPMMVIWVSLVTLIAQQTDSNLITPNVMGKTLDIHPLTVITIILAAGNIAGFFGILLAIPGYAVGKVIISNIYERRKEIKLAATKSV, from the coding sequence GTGACAAGAAAAGTGTGGTTTCAATTCGGTGTTGGGATCTTATTAACATTGCTGATTATAAAATACTTTATTGAAATCAATTGGATTTTAGAGCCGCTTCTCATAATTGCAAAAACGATCTTTGTACCTTTATTATTAGGAGCTGTTCTTTTTTATATTACAGAGCCAATTCAACGAGTTTTAGAAAAATATAGGGTGCCACGTTGGGGAAGTATTTTGTTGATATTAATAAGTGCTGTGGGCGCTATATGGCTCTTCTTATCATTTATTGGACCGCCTGTTGGGCACCAAGTAGATAAACTAGCGAAAAATACGCCTACGATTGCAAAAGAGATCACGAATCGAACAGAGTATATTTTGCAACACAGAGAAGATTTACCGCCTCAAGTGAATGAAGCGATTGACAAAGCTGCAAATTCAGTACAGTCAATTGCAGTTGTTTTTGGTAAATTAATTGTCTCTTTCTTCCAGTCCGTTTTACAAGCAACATTTACATTAATTCTTGTGCCATTCTTCTTTATTTTTATGTTGAAAGATCATGAAAAATTGTCGCCTTTTGTTTGTAAGTTCTTTACAGGCGAAAAGAAAGCTTGGGTTCAAAAGACGCTCGGAGATATGAATACGGTACTCCGGACTTATATTCAAGGTCAATTGTTAATTAGCTTTTTATTGGCAGTGATTATGTATATTGGCTACTTAATTATAGGACTAGAATATGCGCTGTTACTTGTTATCTTTGCCTTCTTTATGAATGTGATACCGTTTATCGGTCCTTGGATTGCATTTATCCCGGCTTTAATTATTGGTTTCTTACAAGATCCTATGATGGTTATTTGGGTGAGCCTCGTGACTTTGATTGCACAACAGACTGATAGTAATTTAATTACACCGAATGTTATGGGAAAAACGTTAGACATTCATCCACTTACAGTGATTACAATCATTTTGGCAGCTGGAAATATTGCTGGTTTCTTTGGCATCTTACTTGCGATTCCTGGATATGCGGTAGGTAAAGTGATTATCAGTAATATTTACGAAAGAAGAAAAGAAATCAAGCTTGCTGCCACAAAGAGTGTATAG
- a CDS encoding acetyl-CoA hydrolase/transferase family protein, translated as MLSNNDFIALVEQDADLILPIANGEPIRLLNILEENYTRLQNVKIHQLLALKERAYIEGKMPGHLSHTSYFLSGATRKAFANGTVELVPNVFHEVPRILRKTTNLSMVLAVASPMDEHGYFSLGTQADYVAEFIGKVPFVLEVNEHMPRTFGENQIHISQVAGYVVNHVPLSEIQAPPISEKDMKIAQYVANEIRDGDTLQIGIGAIPNAVMGMLKNHKHLGIHTEMLPDSVVDLIEAGAVDGTRKFTNQGKVVASFIYGSKRLYDFVHKNPSIEMLPVSIVNDPRELAKEQNLVSINATTEVDLYGQCASETVAGQYYSSTGGQADFARGVRFSEYGKGFICMHSTARNDTISRIKLQLTPGSVVTTSKNDVDYIVTEYGIAHLYGKSLSQRAEALIDIAHPKFREELSFEAKKIGLFV; from the coding sequence ATGCTATCAAACAATGATTTTATTGCATTAGTTGAACAAGACGCGGATCTTATTTTACCAATTGCGAACGGTGAACCCATTCGTTTATTAAATATACTAGAAGAAAACTATACTCGTTTACAAAACGTGAAAATTCATCAATTATTAGCTTTGAAAGAACGAGCTTATATAGAAGGAAAAATGCCTGGACATCTTTCCCATACTTCCTACTTTTTAAGCGGCGCAACGAGGAAGGCATTTGCAAACGGAACTGTTGAACTTGTTCCAAACGTTTTTCACGAGGTGCCAAGAATATTAAGAAAGACAACGAATCTGTCAATGGTGTTGGCGGTCGCATCACCGATGGATGAGCATGGATATTTTTCATTAGGTACACAAGCGGATTATGTAGCGGAATTTATTGGAAAAGTTCCATTTGTCTTAGAAGTGAATGAGCACATGCCTCGTACATTTGGGGAAAATCAAATTCATATTAGCCAAGTGGCTGGTTATGTTGTGAATCATGTTCCTTTATCGGAAATACAGGCACCGCCTATCAGTGAAAAAGACATGAAGATTGCACAATATGTAGCAAATGAAATTCGTGATGGAGATACGCTTCAAATAGGGATTGGGGCAATTCCAAACGCGGTTATGGGGATGTTAAAGAACCATAAACATCTTGGCATCCATACCGAAATGTTGCCGGATAGTGTCGTGGATCTTATCGAAGCGGGGGCAGTAGACGGTACACGCAAGTTCACCAATCAAGGAAAAGTAGTGGCTTCCTTTATTTATGGCAGTAAGAGGCTCTATGATTTTGTTCATAAAAATCCTTCTATTGAAATGTTGCCTGTCAGTATCGTAAATGATCCTCGTGAACTGGCAAAAGAGCAAAATCTTGTCTCTATTAATGCGACGACCGAGGTCGATTTATACGGTCAATGTGCATCGGAAACTGTCGCTGGCCAATACTATTCTTCGACGGGTGGGCAAGCTGATTTTGCTCGCGGCGTTCGTTTTTCAGAATATGGAAAAGGATTTATTTGTATGCACTCTACGGCTAGAAACGATACCATTTCTAGAATTAAGTTACAGTTAACGCCAGGATCCGTCGTCACTACTTCTAAGAATGACGTTGATTACATTGTGACTGAATACGGGATTGCTCATTTGTACGGAAAATCCCTTTCCCAGCGTGCAGAAGCGCTAATTGACATTGCACATCCAAAATTCAGAGAAGAACTTTCATTTGAAGCTAAAAAAATAGGTTTATTTGTCTAA
- a CDS encoding ABC transporter permease — translation MKETELQGNPFEIEQREWKRRQKNERWKQMLTIASPILLLMLWEFLSRTGLMDIRFFPPPTAIMGTFWEMISNGTLFEHIGISLYRIILGFLLGVIPGVVIGLLMGLYSPIRHFISPIVMALMPIPTLALLPIIIILFGIGDLSKVITIAGSVFFPVVINTVAGVINIDSIYLDVAKNYGAGKVNFFLKIALPGALPVMLEGIQMGQAIALLTIVAAEMMGATSGIGFLIWTSYKAFLLKEMYVGLILISFFGYLFSIMLRGLQKKMLPWR, via the coding sequence ATAAAAGAGACGGAGCTTCAAGGAAATCCGTTTGAAATTGAACAACGTGAATGGAAAAGAAGGCAGAAGAACGAACGCTGGAAGCAGATGTTAACAATCGCATCACCAATATTACTATTAATGTTATGGGAGTTTCTATCGAGGACAGGATTAATGGATATTCGATTTTTCCCGCCACCAACCGCCATTATGGGAACATTTTGGGAAATGATTTCAAATGGTACGCTTTTTGAACATATTGGAATCTCCTTGTATCGAATTATTTTAGGGTTTCTCCTCGGTGTCATTCCTGGTGTCGTCATCGGTTTATTAATGGGGCTTTATTCGCCAATTCGACATTTTATTTCACCCATTGTCATGGCGCTCATGCCGATTCCTACGTTAGCGTTACTTCCAATCATTATTATTTTATTCGGAATTGGGGATTTGTCGAAGGTGATTACGATTGCTGGAAGTGTGTTTTTCCCAGTCGTGATTAATACGGTAGCGGGTGTCATTAATATTGACTCCATTTACTTAGACGTTGCGAAAAACTATGGGGCAGGGAAAGTGAACTTTTTCCTGAAAATCGCATTGCCAGGTGCATTGCCCGTCATGTTAGAAGGCATCCAAATGGGGCAGGCGATTGCACTGTTAACGATCGTGGCAGCTGAAATGATGGGAGCCACATCGGGAATCGGATTTTTAATCTGGACCTCCTACAAAGCTTTTTTACTCAAAGAAATGTACGTAGGACTGATTCTTATTTCATTTTTCGGCTACCTTTTTTCGATAATGCTTCGTGGATTACAGAAAAAAATGTTGCCGTGGAGGTGA